The nucleotide sequence GCATCGCGCACCTCGGGAGAGGCGCCCTGCTTGCGCAGCTGCTCCACCACCTCCTTGCGGCCGAAGAGGGAGGCGAACATCAGCGCCGTCTGGCCGAAGCGGTTGGCCTGGTCCACCGTGCAGGGCTGCTGGTTCAGCATCCCGACGATTTCCGCATAGCCCTTGAAGGCCGCGCCCATCAGCGCGGTGTTGCCGTTGTTGTCGCCGGCGCACGCGTCCGCGCCCGCCGCGAGCAGCGCGCGCACCGTGTCCGTGTGGCCGTGGTACGCGGCGAGGATGAGGGGCGAGAAGCCCCGGGCGTCGCGGGCCTCCACGGGCGTGCCCGCCTTGATGAGCCCCGTCACGACCTCCACGTCACCCACGCGCGCGGCGGCGAGCAGGTAGCGCTCCGCCTCGCTCGTGGCCAGCAGCCGGCCCTGGGGCGCGGGTGTCGACCGCAGCGACATCCACGCCGCGGTGAGCAGCACGCCCACCAGCACCACGAGACCGAGCGTTCCGAGCAGCAGCTTGCGAATCATGGAGTCCTCCAGGAGGGGAGAGCGGAGACCGCTCCACATGAGAGAGGGCCGGGATGAAGGATGGCGGCACGGGGGAGCACCGGACTTCCCGCCACCCCGGCCCTCTCTCAGGCGGAGAGGGGAACCACGGGGCCCCGGCGGCACATGGCGCCGGGGCCCGGTACGACAGAGACGTCAGCGAGCGGCGAGCGGCGCCACGGCGGCCTTGGCGTCATCCACCTTGACGTTGACCGCCTTGGCCAGCTTCGTGCCGTAGTCGGGGTTCGCCATGTAGAAGTGCCCCACCATGCGGGCCTTCACGCGGGCGTCCTTCACCTGGCCCAGGTCCGCGGCGAGGTTCTTCACCAGCCGCTCCTTCGCGCCGGCGTCGAGCGCCGCGTAGAACGCGCCCGCCTGGGAGAAGTTGTCCGTCTTGTCGATGGCCCGCTGCTGCGTGGTGCCGCTCAGCGGCGCGCTGGACAGCAGGTAGGCCGGGACGTCCTGCGTCTCACGGGTGACGCTCGGCTCGTAGTTCACGTCCGACTTCGTGTTGGCGAAGTTCATGGCGCCGTCCTGGCTGTTGTTGTTCACCGGGGCCTTGGCGCGGTTGACGGGCAGCGCCTGGTAGTTGGCGCCGATGCGGTAGCGCTGCGTGTCCGCGTACGAGAAGAGGCGGCCCTGCAGCAGCCGGTCCTCGGACGGCTCGATGCCCGGCGGCAGCACGCCCGGGGAGAACGCCGACTGCTCGGTCTCCTGGAAGAAGTTGTCGGGCATCTTGTTGAGCGTGAACCGGCCCAGCTTGATGGCCGGAACCTGGTCCTCCGGCCACACCTTCGTCGGGTCGAGCGGGTCGAACGGGAACTTGTCCAGCTCCTTCGGGTCCAGCACCTGCACCGTCAGCTCCCACGAGGGGAACTTGCCCGCGCCGATGGTGGTGTACAGGTCCGTGGTGGCGTGCTGGTAGTCGCTGGTGATGACGCGGGCCACTTCCTCGGGGGTGTTGAGGCCCTTCACGCCCTGCTGCGTGAACCAGTTGAACTTGACGTACTTGTACTCGCCCTTCGCGTTGACGAACTTGAACGCGTGCACGCCGTGCCCGTTCATCTGGCGGTAGTTCGCCGGGATGCCCAGGTCCGAGTACACCTGCGTCAGCATGTGCGTCGACTCGGGGTGGTGCGAGAAGAAGTCGAAGAAGCGGTTCGGGTCCTGCTTGTTGGTGATGGGCGACGGCTTCAGCGAGTGCACCATGTCCGGGAACTTGATGGCGTCCCGGATGAAGAAGACGGGCAGGTCGTTGCCCACCAGGTCCCAGTTGCCCTCGTCCGTGTAGAACTTCAGCGCGAAGCCGCGAGGGTCGCGCACCGCCTCGGGCGA is from Pyxidicoccus xibeiensis and encodes:
- a CDS encoding ankyrin repeat domain-containing protein translates to MIRKLLLGTLGLVVLVGVLLTAAWMSLRSTPAPQGRLLATSEAERYLLAAARVGDVEVVTGLIKAGTPVEARDARGFSPLILAAYHGHTDTVRALLAAGADACAGDNNGNTALMGAAFKGYAEIVGMLNQQPCTVDQANRFGQTALMFASLFGRKEVVEQLRKQGASPEVRDASGRSATDWAATQEPRAPVPSAPAPMETAASAR
- a CDS encoding catalase, producing the protein MQTRSLLLTALLFSAPALANTPPPLTTDSGAPVGTNQSSKTAGPRGGVLLEDFHLIEKLARFDRERIPERVVHARGTGAYGTFESYDNFSKLTRASIFSAKGKKTPMFVRFSTVIPAQGSPEAVRDPRGFALKFYTDEGNWDLVGNDLPVFFIRDAIKFPDMVHSLKPSPITNKQDPNRFFDFFSHHPESTHMLTQVYSDLGIPANYRQMNGHGVHAFKFVNAKGEYKYVKFNWFTQQGVKGLNTPEEVARVITSDYQHATTDLYTTIGAGKFPSWELTVQVLDPKELDKFPFDPLDPTKVWPEDQVPAIKLGRFTLNKMPDNFFQETEQSAFSPGVLPPGIEPSEDRLLQGRLFSYADTQRYRIGANYQALPVNRAKAPVNNNSQDGAMNFANTKSDVNYEPSVTRETQDVPAYLLSSAPLSGTTQQRAIDKTDNFSQAGAFYAALDAGAKERLVKNLAADLGQVKDARVKARMVGHFYMANPDYGTKLAKAVNVKVDDAKAAVAPLAAR